The nucleotide sequence CGGCGCCAGTGCGATCGATACCCAGCGCCTGCAAATTGCCGATCACGAGCCCAACCCTGCCGCGCAACTCACGGTGCTGACCTACAACGTAAAAGGATTGCCCTGGCCGATCGCCGGCAACCGCACGCCGCAGCTCGACGCCATCGGCGCCACGCTCGGAGAACTGCGGCGCCACGGCAACCAGCCGCATGTCGTGCTGTTGCAGGAAGCGTTCAGCAGCGAGGCGAAGGCCATCGCCACGGCGGCGGGATATCGCCACGTCGCATTCGGTCCGAAAGAGGCGCCCAAGCTCGCCGCGCCGCCTCTCGGGGAGGCCTTTGCGAAGGCCGCGCAATGGACGCGGGGTGAAACAGCCGGATCATTGGCCGACAGCGGTCTGGCCATGCTGTCGGATTATCCAATCGTCAAAGTCGAGCGCGCCGCGTTCCCCCAGGGGGCCTGCGCCGGGCTCGATTGTCTCGCTGCAAAAGGCGTGCTGCTGGCCTGGATCAGGGTACCGGGGATTCCGACTCCGGTCCTGATCGGCGACACGCACCTCAACTCGCGGCATGCAAGCGGGGTCGGTGCCGGCCGTGCCAACAAGGCATACGCCTGGCAAGTCGGCGACCTTGAGAAGCTGGTCGCGAAGGCCGCCACGCCCGGCACACCGATGATCGTGGGCGGGGATTTCAATATTGGCCGGGACAATGCCCGCGTTGCGGCCTTCGACCGAAGTGGGTTGCTTGGCTCCGAACGTCGCGACGACCTTGCATTCATTCACCAGGCCTCGCTCGAGAACCCCGGTGCGGCGGAATTTCCCGCCATCATGGCCGACAACAAGATCAAGCTGTTCAGCCGCGGGGGGCGCGCTGTCCGGGTCGAGCCCCTCGAGGCTTGGGTACCCTTTCCCTCGACATCCGATCCCAGTCCCCTCTCCGACCACCCAGGGCTTATCGTCGAATACCGGCTTATCTCTAAGCCGACTGGTCGGTGAGCTTCGAAGCTGGCAGATGCC is from Croceibacterium aestuarii and encodes:
- a CDS encoding endonuclease/exonuclease/phosphatase family protein, with protein sequence MGGLFVALAAALLLAPGASAIDTQRLQIADHEPNPAAQLTVLTYNVKGLPWPIAGNRTPQLDAIGATLGELRRHGNQPHVVLLQEAFSSEAKAIATAAGYRHVAFGPKEAPKLAAPPLGEAFAKAAQWTRGETAGSLADSGLAMLSDYPIVKVERAAFPQGACAGLDCLAAKGVLLAWIRVPGIPTPVLIGDTHLNSRHASGVGAGRANKAYAWQVGDLEKLVAKAATPGTPMIVGGDFNIGRDNARVAAFDRSGLLGSERRDDLAFIHQASLENPGAAEFPAIMADNKIKLFSRGGRAVRVEPLEAWVPFPSTSDPSPLSDHPGLIVEYRLISKPTGR